ctgtgtgtgtggctgtatgccGTCGTTTTACCCACCTCTGGTCTTTCTCGGTGTGTGTTGACAGAGTCCACGTTTAAGCTGATGGACTCCACCTTACAGCCTGAGCAGACAGAAGATTTGTTTCATTAGTTCAGGCGGCAGGAGTATGTTTTATTACTGTTCATTAGAAATAGATTTATCAGGTGCATCATGTGCTAATAGGAGAGCAGTCGTACCGTAGGCCACTGGCGTTAGCTTCAGCACCGTGTGCAGCGGGCACTTCAGGTAGGGCAGCTCCTCTGTGTGGAGACAAACGCAAAGGTTCATGAAAATACCCGAACAAACAAAGAACTCTCATTCCATTTCAAATTACTTCTTTTTTCTAGCAAAGACAACAGTAGAgaaggaaatatattaattgAGTTAACAACTATGCTCGTTAcagaaagtgcaataaaatctTAATGAGTAAAAAGACGGGAATCATTTATCAAAATGTCTGTTCAACAAGCAGACACTTGCAGTTAAGTTTATGTTTTCAAAATTTCGACTGTTGAGTCCACAGTCCGCATCAGGCTAACAGTAAATCGTTATGAACAAGCTAATCcacattagcagcagcagcagcagaaggtgACTGGGCTGGTGACTGTTCTTCATTCTTTTTAAGCTTCACTCAGTTTTGATGGCagcaatattattatatttagatttgtttccagGGAGATTATTTATATTGTggctttgctgttgtaaacattgctgctctagaaacaatatttttgatacatttaaaatattagTACATTCAAAACCTGCtcttaaataattattttttatataatattgtttttaaataaaaatttattatTTCATAACAATATAAAAGAGCTGAAAAGTATCTATAGAGCCGGACTGATAAGGAATATcagtaagagtagtagtagtagcaatccTAATGATACACTTCCCTAGTCATGAGATACTGTATACACCGTATTCTGAAAAAAGgaatgaataaaaaagaaattatttttaatctgATATTTTTGCTACAGTGCCCACAACATGAAATCAGGTCAGTCTGCCATTAGTGAAACACACTTCTTAATCTGGGCTCTATGAAAGTATGTCACAGCTTTACACAGAATGCctcacaataaaacattttattcaaaaCGAGgcataaatacttttaatttgcacggcagctggattctcacgaTAGCACAAGATCAAGCGAGAACTATCACACGAAAGCCCGCCTTGTCGGGTTTCAAGTAAGGAGTTTGTGTCCCGCCAGCCagatcagcgtcctgtgaggagctactggcagctacgagCGTGGCCTATAGGTGTGTGAGACGCGACGACACGTAGAGGCAACGGTTGGTTCCAAACAACAAcagcggctcctgaagaggttagcgtagatgctgcaatagcatcacttatatcagaactggagagcatttcttcattgaaagaagagcaaagaacggcactgaaggcttttctcaacgtaaaacatgtttttgctcttctcccaACTGGCTTTggtaagagtttgattgacagaggttcatccaatcacctgccaagtatctttttgaaagtgcctgcccttttccaaacggTTTCAAATGACGGCTTCTAAGATGGTGGTTcttacagtgaaaatgtaacCATGTGACTAACAGGAAAGATTTGCCTTCAAGATAATCTTATTATGTGATCTGTAATCTTCACTCAACCGGTTTCTCTCAAATGACTTGATCTACTTCTACTTAGTGAATTTGGTGACTTCCTACAGTTCTCACAGTGCTGTTCAACAACTTCTGAAGAAGTCAACTAAACAGaatttgtgtttctgtatgttTGTTTAAATGTCCTACTTAAAAGACATAGACAGCTATACTATGTACtataaaattagttttttttcgatggagtctggtggttttagcgagagcatagatggatgcaacggcttcagttcgccatcggaaagggctgtctgatggcgagggaCAGCACTGAgtccacagcagtgcattgctttgGTTTCgagtggtaactcctgtctgcttctccaaacccgtcatctactgtaggtaatacactgactatggataagcacctcatacaaccccacttcaaaacacccgaactatccctttaaggactCCTGCCTTCAGGGGTTCAGTTAAAAAGGACTAACCTGCCGTCTTGTCCAGGAAATAGGCCAACAGGCAGCGCATGACGGCCTGGTGACAGACGACCAGCACGTTCTCTTGCCGCTCCAGCTCCATGATGACGGGCTCCAACCGCTGCACAAGGTCCTCGTAGGACTGAGtcagaagaaacacaaaaagagACTAATCAGACAGACGGAAAGCAGAGTACGATTTAATCTGATAATCATTAAAAGCTAATGATAGCTTTGTTCAGATTGCAGATATTTTGagaagaacatttttacatgtgaagtaaaattaatgaataaatgaaacgGAGAAAGAACTTCCATACAATCCATTTTCTTCTCACATCCTGCTGAGTAATCCATCCGAGTTAAACAGATTAAGCAGGTGGAAAAATCCATACAAGCTGTCTACACCAACACCATCTTTAACAAGATTCCCCAGAGCCTTACATCAGCACTGTCGGCCTGGGCAACCCAACTAATGCCCATATCCATCTTCCCCTGTTAGATTAATGGAGAGGTAATGGGATGAACTTAAAGTGAGAACAGACCAGCCGGCATTCAGACACACAATTAGCCTGACCCGACACACACCCCACACTCAGACTAATGTGAAGTCTTTGTTTACTGTAATCTGGTGTTTAGCCAAATCTGTCTAAGAGGCTGCTCGTCTTAGCTGAGGCTCATTAGCAGAGAATAAGTGGCCCGTAGCCATCTGGACGCCGTttaattgtgtttgtggttACGTGTGAGTTTCTAGGAAAGAGAGTGTGTCCTTAATATTCACAAAGGAGGACCGACTCTGCTTTAGGAAATTCCAAAATTTaaacagagacacactgtccaCAAGCATCAACATtaacatacaaaaacaaactttaacaGTTACATAACCGCATCATTAGACAAAATATATTACGTTGGATTTTAGCCACTGACCTCTCCTTTCGGGTACCGATAGCGGTATTTGTCCTGGTCTCTCAGAGCAAACTCAAGGGGATAGTGATCCTGGATCTCCTCGTACATCATCTCCTCACACACGCCCTAAaatgacatcacacacacagattaaaaCGTTGTTAACACCGCACACATGTCAGCAAACAGCTGTGCTTAGCAGCCAAGAACACTGTACTCACTGCATCGATCTCGTTCAGGACCTTCCACTGTTCGTAGGGCACACTGAGAGCCTCGGCTGTCTGGATGGTCCTCTTCATCTGACTTGTCCACACCTTCAGGTCGCTGATGCCCTGCGCCTGGATGAAGTGGCTCAGCTTCTTCCCAAACTGCatagaaaagaaaaattaaCTCATCTagtcaagaaaaacaaaactgaagaCCTATCTCTTGTTGAAAAGGTTAGACATACCTCTTTGCCTCTAGGTGTGAGGCCCGAGTCTCCTCCGATTCGACCGTTGACATTGAGCTCGCTCTCACCGTGGCGGCACAGGTAGATGGAGCGCGGCGTGATGTGAATGTTCATGAGGTAGTAGACAATCCGGCTCTGGATGTGGTCCAGCACCCTGTTGACCAAGTACCGCTGACCCACGTCCATGATTTTAATGAAGGAGAGATCCCTGAGAGGAGACCACAGACCCGTTAAGTCTACCGTTCAACACTGTTTGATGTGACTGAGCCAAAACCAGCGTATAAATATAGAGAACAATGGCATTACTAGTTGTTTAGGAATACAAATGAATCACTGCACAAGCCTATTATAAATAATGATGGTACCAATAATACAATATGAATATCATTTGTTATTTCAGCAACAGTAGAAAGACTGCTAGAAAATCTTAAACTCTCCCTTCTCTTAGATTAAGTGATTATGTGAAAACACTGTTCATGTTGGGCAACATCTTCATTCTAGGCAAAAGGCAGGCAAATGTTTGTTCCTCCTTCCAAATAAGAGTCCTGATCTTATTTGGAAAGCAAATCAGCGCTGACACAGAGGACTATCCTACATAATTAATGTCATAACAACCTTTGGAAATATttctgaattgaatagatctgcAAAACATGAGCTAAACCAAAATACTCTAATTTAGGGGCTGTCCggaaagaaaaactaaatttctGCCCCATTGTTCTGATGAAAAGACCAGAGCGTACTTGCATATGCTAAGTTAGTTATTCCCATATTTTTACATTGCAGTGTCATTCCTTTCCTAACAAATTGTCCACACCAGCTTTCACCTCACCTGTCCAGGACTTCATCCAGCGTCTCGTAGGAGTTTTCATAACACTTGATTCTCTTCATGAAATCTTCAACTGCTTCTTCTGTGTTACAGTTGGTGTAGTCGGGGCTCCCCAGCTTCACTTGCTGAACAGAAAAAACAGTAGAGGAGTGAGTACAACATGGACAGAATGTAATTTTCTCTTGAGATAAAATCAACAAGTAAACTTACCACTATGTTCTCCTGTATGACGTCTGGGTCTTCACACACAGACTCCACGAAGAACAcctgagagaagaggaggaggaacaaaTCAAGTTTACTGTGAATGTCAACTAACACAGTATGACCTCCCAGAGTTGTGCCCCAACAAGTTACCTTAAAACCATTCTGTTCTGCAAACTCAATGATGGTTTCCCTCCTTTCTCTGGTGGTGTTTGTTGCATCAAAAACCTGTTTAACACAGACAATACGGATAAGCTTTTTAGCATTGCACGCTGTGTTTGAGCTACCGGAAACACCAAAACCGAAATAGCATTTAACATTTGACCCACCGCCACTTGGCCTCCTTCTTCTGTGAGATACTGTCGCACATCGTTCAATGCTGCTGAGGCACATTGTCTGTAAAGATCACAGACAACATCAGTCCAAAATGTCACATGGTTGTTGGTGGCTGAATAAATGAAGGCAGCACGAGGCCAGTCGCCACTCTTACCGTCTGATCTCTAACCCCTCCTCGTTGTCTGGACGGAAGAACTCAAAGGACTTGTAGATCTTCACAAACTCTCTCCTGTACTGCCCGACATTGAACTCTACGGTAAAGATGGAGGCAAGGACACTTGAGATCATCCTTGTCTTAGCATGAAACTTTTGATTTATTCTCTagaattcatgtttttattcacTGGAGCTCGAAAAGTCATACCTCTGGTGGGCACTCCGATCCAGTTGAGATAGCGAGTCAGCTTCTTGGAGATATAGGTCTTCCCCCTGGCAGGAAGGCCCACTGTCACGATCAGGGTGGGACAGTTGGTCATACATACTGGAACGACAGGTGGAGAGGGGGAAAGAAAGTTTCTGTCAGCTGATCACACATAATGCGATGAAAAGGTGTAAAACTGATTTCATTGTAAAATGTGTAACACCTCAGTACAAGCATATTAGTGTATCTCAAGGTTTTGTTCAACAATTCACAGTTGCAAATATGCCTCCAATCTGCCCTTATACAATCTTGCATCTTACACCATTTATAAGAGTTAATATTAACTTAAATATTAGATTGTCCTTTATCGATGTGTGCGTGATCCAGTGTTGTCTGTGCCATTTAGACAAAGTCCCACATCACACCACTCTGAGACTGTATTAAACCAGGAGCAGAGGTCACGGTGGCACCAGGCTGTGCCTGAGGGGTTGTGAAACGCTGCACTTTTAACTACTCAAGACATCTGGAGACAGCTAATCGCTAGTTTCCACACTCGGTGTGTGCACAGATGACTGGGTCAGAGGGCGAGGTCGTTTTTATGGGTGCTATGTGTAttttctagggatgcaccgataccggatcggataccAGGCCAatattgactcaaatagctggaccGGGTATTGGGGACAATGGAGCCGatcaattcaattctattcaTTCAATTTTTTACGGGAATTTTATTTCCGGTTTAATTTTTtcccaatttgttgctgcattaaaaaagttttaCACTTGAAATATAATtgctgttaattttgaagaattttttatcaagttgctggtgtacgatttattattttaataataaataacaatccagtaaacatatatgtatttatttgttaggaaagcaatgtttaagtcaagcctaatgttgccttacacataaaagaatgatctcagtcacttccacacagtgagacattcgGCTTATTAATTAGACatcagatcggtactctgtatcgtcCGATACACAAAGGAAAAACCTACCCGCTgtcccatgcagttttgggcaaaaaccatgcagttctTTGCATGCAGTAAAACATTTCCTATTTTCGCGTATTCTGATGTGTTCTTTACACTATGACAATTTTCCTGATATtcgatttttttatttaaaatcgcaatatatcgccttgcttacagcaTCGCAATATAttatgatacgtattgtatcgccagattcttgccaatacccAGCCCTATGTTTTAACATTCCCTGTCTGTAAAAGCATGGCAAAAAGACTATCAAAGAAGGGCACAACAGTCTGTCCAGGTGCATGAATTACAAACATTACAAAAAGGTACCTCTCACAACTACCTCCCTGATTGTATTGTGTTACCAACCAGCTTCACTCCACACAAACAGACCCATTTACCCACCACAAGCTCATGATTTCATTggtattttttaaagcctaacTGATTCAAAAAATCCTTCCTCAGTCAGTCCACAGAGAGGAGACACTGACTGACCATTCACACCAAATGTGAGAGCAGATCACTCACATGACTGCAGGGATAAACAATTCAGCTGTTTACCAACAACAGCTAACATTAGTGCTTGACTTGTGCACACAATGAGATGGACACCCCATCCCTAgtgcaggggtctgcaacctgcggctccggagccacatgcgggtCTTTAACCCCTCTCCAGTGACTCCCTGTGgacttttaaaaatggaaaacagttttttgtttacattttcatttttatttatcattgttgtaggtcgacggtacgacggagtattagggccatttcgagaataaagtcataatattacgagaaaaaagtcacacgtttatgagaaaagaagtagtaatattatgagaataaagtcataatattataaggtagtaattttacgtgttattttctttttttctcataaagttatgactttattctcgtaatattacgactttttttttcttgcaaagttatgactattctcattaaattacgactttttttctcattaagtcatgtctttattctcgtaatattacgactttatcgtaaagttattactttattctcgtaatattaaaaaaaatgctcgtaacgttatgactttattcttgtaatattacgactttttttctcattaagttataactttatgcttgtaatatgacttttttctcacttaaatttatgactttattttcattaaattacgatttttttctcattaagttatgattttattctcgtaatattacgacttttttctgtaaatctcagatgttttttccctcaatgtggccataatactccgtagtacattgtctctttggtcctcactgcattataCTTATACACtaagactataaactgtgttaccttcatcacaatgctcaaatgttttgcagctccagacagattgttttttgttttattttgcctaaaatgtctcttttgatagtaaaggttgctgaccccatCCACTACTAGTACCAGTCCTTTCTCCTCCATGCGAGCATCATGTGGATCCTTATATAACATAACTGTGTGACCCAGATGgctgcagcaacagcagccaGACATCATCTGAACTCTGCGACCCACGTGTTTACAACCGTTAGAACCGTTCCAACCGTTACTAACGTACCAACCGTTACTAACGTACCAACCGTTACTACCGTTGGAGAGCTAACACATCACTGCTAATGGAGGTGTGTGCTACTAGCAGGCGGGTTAGCAGTAATTATGAAGTTCCCGCGGTGCTTCTGGCTTCCTACGTGAACTTAGGTCGAAAGAAATGACATCTCTTAGCTAGATATCACATCTTTTTAAATAGAGACGTTAACAGGTGACGCCACGTCGTCATACGCACCCTTCCTCTGAGAGATGTGTCTCTCTGGAAGGCCGTTTCTACACCACGGCATCCAGATCTTCTTCAGCGGGTTCTGGGTGAGTTCCCGCGGGTTGGACGGGGTTTTGTCCTCCATTGAGTCTGGTGgtgaggtggtggaggaggaggaggcggccgCGGCGGGAACACGGGGCCTTTTCCCGTGATGCTGTTCTGAATGTGACCGGTGTTTCATCCgcgctgctctctgctctctctctgtggtgaTGGAGATGAGCCGGTCTCTCTTTCAGCGCTGCTGTCACGTGCTCTGGGTCTGTCAACCGACGGTCGTACCGTAATGACCGCA
This portion of the Sebastes fasciatus isolate fSebFas1 chromosome 1, fSebFas1.pri, whole genome shotgun sequence genome encodes:
- the pfkfb4a gene encoding 6-phosphofructo-2-kinase/fructose-2,6-bisphosphatase 4a isoform X2 — protein: MKHRSHSEQHHGKRPRVPAAAASSSSTTSPPDSMEDKTPSNPRELTQNPLKKIWMPWCRNGLPERHISQRKVCMTNCPTLIVTVGLPARGKTYISKKLTRYLNWIGVPTREFNVGQYRREFVKIYKSFEFFRPDNEEGLEIRRQCASAALNDVRQYLTEEGGQVAVFDATNTTRERRETIIEFAEQNGFKVFFVESVCEDPDVIQENIVQVKLGSPDYTNCNTEEAVEDFMKRIKCYENSYETLDEVLDRDLSFIKIMDVGQRYLVNRVLDHIQSRIVYYLMNIHITPRSIYLCRHGESELNVNGRIGGDSGLTPRGKEFGKKLSHFIQAQGISDLKVWTSQMKRTIQTAEALSVPYEQWKVLNEIDAGVCEEMMYEEIQDHYPLEFALRDQDKYRYRYPKGESYEDLVQRLEPVIMELERQENVLVVCHQAVMRCLLAYFLDKTAEELPYLKCPLHTVLKLTPVAYGCKVESISLNVDSVNTHRERPENVNVHRTTRDALQTVPAHL
- the pfkfb4a gene encoding 6-phosphofructo-2-kinase/fructose-2,6-bisphosphatase 4a isoform X4: MRGCSRTKLTHNQDTAVCMTNCPTLIVTVGLPARGKTYISKKLTRYLNWIGVPTREFNVGQYRREFVKIYKSFEFFRPDNEEGLEIRRQCASAALNDVRQYLTEEGGQVAVFDATNTTRERRETIIEFAEQNGFKVFFVESVCEDPDVIQENIVQVKLGSPDYTNCNTEEAVEDFMKRIKCYENSYETLDEVLDRDLSFIKIMDVGQRYLVNRVLDHIQSRIVYYLMNIHITPRSIYLCRHGESELNVNGRIGGDSGLTPRGKEFGKKLSHFIQAQGISDLKVWTSQMKRTIQTAEALSVPYEQWKVLNEIDAGVCEEMMYEEIQDHYPLEFALRDQDKYRYRYPKGESYEDLVQRLEPVIMELERQENVLVVCHQAVMRCLLAYFLDKTAEELPYLKCPLHTVLKLTPVAYGCKVESISLNVDSVNTHRERPENVNVHRTTRDALQTVPAHL
- the pfkfb4a gene encoding 6-phosphofructo-2-kinase/fructose-2,6-bisphosphatase 4a isoform X1, with protein sequence MKHRSHSEQHHGKRPRVPAAAASSSSTTSPPDSMEDKTPSNPRELTQNPLKKIWMPWCRNGLPERHISQRKVCMTNCPTLIVTVGLPARGKTYISKKLTRYLNWIGVPTREFNVGQYRREFVKIYKSFEFFRPDNEEGLEIRRQCASAALNDVRQYLTEEGGQVAVFDATNTTRERRETIIEFAEQNGFKVFFVESVCEDPDVIQENIVQVKLGSPDYTNCNTEEAVEDFMKRIKCYENSYETLDEVLDRDLSFIKIMDVGQRYLVNRVLDHIQSRIVYYLMNIHITPRSIYLCRHGESELNVNGRIGGDSGLTPRGKEFGKKLSHFIQAQGISDLKVWTSQMKRTIQTAEALSVPYEQWKVLNEIDAGVCEEMMYEEIQDHYPLEFALRDQDKYRYRYPKGESYEDLVQRLEPVIMELERQENVLVVCHQAVMRCLLAYFLDKTAEELPYLKCPLHTVLKLTPVAYGCKVESISLNVDSVNTHRERPENVEVSRMSKEALLTVPAHQ
- the pfkfb4a gene encoding 6-phosphofructo-2-kinase/fructose-2,6-bisphosphatase 4a isoform X3 → MRGCSRTKLTHNQDTAVCMTNCPTLIVTVGLPARGKTYISKKLTRYLNWIGVPTREFNVGQYRREFVKIYKSFEFFRPDNEEGLEIRRQCASAALNDVRQYLTEEGGQVAVFDATNTTRERRETIIEFAEQNGFKVFFVESVCEDPDVIQENIVQVKLGSPDYTNCNTEEAVEDFMKRIKCYENSYETLDEVLDRDLSFIKIMDVGQRYLVNRVLDHIQSRIVYYLMNIHITPRSIYLCRHGESELNVNGRIGGDSGLTPRGKEFGKKLSHFIQAQGISDLKVWTSQMKRTIQTAEALSVPYEQWKVLNEIDAGVCEEMMYEEIQDHYPLEFALRDQDKYRYRYPKGESYEDLVQRLEPVIMELERQENVLVVCHQAVMRCLLAYFLDKTAEELPYLKCPLHTVLKLTPVAYGCKVESISLNVDSVNTHRERPENVEVSRMSKEALLTVPAHQ